One Eremothecium cymbalariae DBVPG#7215 chromosome 2, complete sequence DNA window includes the following coding sequences:
- the HIS7 gene encoding imidazoleglycerol-phosphate synthase (similar to Ashbya gossypii AFL046W) codes for MGTVHVIDLRSGNLQSISNAIEHLGYKVRIVTSAQDAELERAEKLILPGVGNFGHFIDNMNKYGFLEPIKDYITSGRLIMGICVGLQALFSSSEESAGCRGLDLIDIRLCKFKRSKKPVPQIGWNSVNADDDLFFGLDPLQRYYFVHSYAAILKSNEEREYLRKQGWKFATASYGEEEFVAAVYKGNVFATQFHPEKSGTAGLEIIRNFLRQQHPIAKHSEEDAVKISNDHSNYGLSRRIIACLDVRTNDDGDLVVTKGDQYDVREKSVTGNVRNLGKPVELAQRYYEQGADEVTFLNITSYRNCPLRDSPMLEVLRLAAKTVFVPLTVGGGIKDVLDVDGTAVSALDVAALYFRSGADKVSIGTDAVYAAEKYYALGGNGDETSPIETISKAYGVQAVVISVDPRKIYINGPADTNNKAMKTRFPNDKGQTWCWYQCTIKGGREARDIGVWELTRACEALGAGEILLNSIDKDGTNSGYDLELIEHVKQAVSIPVIASSGAGIPEHFEQAFKNTGVDACLGAGMFHRGAYTVHQVKEYLSSKGLKVRI; via the coding sequence ATGGGAACGGTGCACGTTATCGACCTGAGAAGTGGCAATCTACAATCAATATCGAATGCGATTGAACACCTAGGTTATAAAGTTAGAATTGTGACCAGTGCACAAGATGCCGAGTTGGAAAGGGCCGAGAAGTTAATCCTTCCAGGTGTTGGTAATTTTGGTCATTTTATTGACAATATGAACAAATATGGGTTTTTGGAGCCTATAAAAGATTATATTACGTCGGGCAGGCTAATCATGGGCATATGTGTTGGGTTGCAGGCGTTGTTTAGTTCTTCTGAGGAATCTGCAGGGTGCAGAGGGTTGGATTTGATTGATATCAGGTTGTGTAAATTTAAAAGGAGCAAAAAGCCTGTTCCTCAGATTGGATGGAACAGTGTAAATGCGGATGATGATTTGTTCTTTGGGCTGGATCCTTTGCAAAGGTATTACTTTGTTCATTCTTATGCTGCTATTTTGAAGTCGAATGAGGAGCGGGAGTATTTGCGTAAGCAGGGTTGGAAGTTTGCAACCGCTAGTTATGGTGAGGAGGAATTTGTTGCGGCTGTGTATAAGGGCAATGTGTTTGCTACGCAGTTTCATCCTGAAAAGTCTGGTACAGCTGGTCTTGAGATCATTAGAAACTTCCTAAGACAACAGCATCCTATTGCGAAGCATTCGGAGGAGGATGCGGTGAAAATATCGAATGATCATTCAAATTATGGCCTGAGCAGAAGAATTATTGCTTGTCTAGATGTTCGTActaatgatgatggtgatttGGTGGTAACCAAAGGTGATCAATATGATGTACGTGAGAAATCTGTGACAGGCAATGTGAGAAACTTGGGAAAGCCCGTAGAATTAGCACAAAGATATTATGAACAAGGTGCGGACGAAGTTACTTTCCTGAATATTACAAGTTATAGAAACTGTCCTTTAAGGGACTCTCCCATGTTAGAGGTATTGAGGTTGGCTGCAAAGACGGTTTTCGTTCCTCTTACTGTCGGTGGTGGTATTAAGGATGTCTTAGATGTTGATGGGACTGCAGTTAGCGCGCTAGATGTTGCGGCACTCTATTTCAGATCTGGTGCAGACAAAGTCTCTATTGGCACTGATGCGGTTTATGCTGCTGAGAAGTATTATGCATTAGGGGGTAATGGAGATGAAACGTCGCCCATTGAAACAATTTCTAAGGCATATGGTGTACAAGCTGTTGTCATATCAGTTGATCCTAGAAAGATTTACATAAATGGCCCAGCAGATACAAATAATAAAGCAATGAAGACCAGATTTCCTAATGATAAGGGACAAACGTGGTGTTGGTACCAGTGCACCATCAAAGGCGGTAGAGAAGCCCGTGATATTGGCGTTTGGGAACTCACTAGAGCCTGCGAGGCCCTTGGTGCAGGTGAAATACTGCTGAACAGTATCGATAAAGATGGAACTAATTCTGGATATGATTTGGAGTTAATTGAACATGTTAAGCAGGCGGTTAGTATTCCAGTAATAGCATCTAGTGGTGCTGGCATCCCTGAACATTTCGAACAAGCATTCAAGAATACAGGTGTTGATGCCTGTCTAGGTGCTGGAATGTTTCATAGGGGGGCATATACGGTACATCAAGTGAAAGAATACTTGTCTAGCAAGGGTCTTAAGGTTAGAATCTGA